In the genome of Rhodamnia argentea isolate NSW1041297 chromosome 3, ASM2092103v1, whole genome shotgun sequence, one region contains:
- the LOC115727749 gene encoding B3 domain-containing transcription factor VRN1-like isoform X1 translates to MPQEEARVSANGRRACIFYRLMVDSLLHEKRLGIPKKFARKYGDELSDVVRLVASDSSIWLVELRKHDHRLWFHDGWQRFMEHHSIHSGQFLIFKYEGGSTFHVYIYNLTASWEKNPHNPPGSEEFISSKQFPTPMEENRDTDNVVEIRDLCCACSIRSRLKDKCVDECQGRRTSNRNHDGINIIKPEPVTDWQAFHRDKRVQVDGVGVDWLSQRNRFLKRRKQIQESNAGESEPSVMRKNGDELPPLEASYGKSSREWNAAIVKARDMAIRASHMDEPNNPFFRVIMRPSYVKEKFLLNLPTSFVRVYLKGASRDITLEVSDGKKRHVRCILFSGKGKISRGWREFVTDNNLVIGDVCIFELVRREDIVLKVTIFRVPQIGVGADCRASCSTGSSSGKLMFNSSQEPAECLYTSETLP, encoded by the exons ATGCCGCAGGAGGAGGCGAGGGTGTCTGCAAATGGAAGAAGGGCGTGCATCTTCTACAGGTTGATGGTGGACTCCCTCCTCCATGAGAAGCGACTG GGGATTCCAAAAAAGTTTGCTCGGAAATACGGGGATGAACTTTCTGATGTCGTTAGGCTTGTCGCTTCCGATTCTAGTATCTGGCTAGTTGAGTTGAGAAAACATGACCACAGATTATGGTTCCATGATGGTTGGCAGAGATTCATGGAACACCATTCCATTCATTCCGGTCAGTTTCTGATTTTCAAGTATGAAGGGGGCTCCACATTTCATGTTTACATATATAATCTCACCGCTTCCTGGGAGAAGAATCCTCACAATCCTCCTGGTAGCGAAGAATTTATTTCGAGCAAGCAATTTCCAACGCCTATGGAGGAAAATCGAGATACTGACAATGTTGTCGAAATCAGAGACCTTTGCTGTGCATGCTCGATTCGTAGCCGTTTAAAGGACAAGTGTGTGGATGAATGTCAGGGTCGGCGAACGTCAAACAGGAATCATGATGgcatcaacatcatcaagcCTGAGCCTGTGACTGATTGGCAGGCCTTCCATCGAGATAAGCGGGTACAAGTCGATGGAGTTGGGGTAGATTGGTTGTCTCAGAGAAACAGATTCTTGAAAAGGAGAAAGCAAATACAAGAATCTA ATGCAGGTGAAAGTGAGCCGTCAGTGATGAGGAAAAACGGAGATGAACTTCCTCCTCTCGAGGCATCCTATGGAAAATCTTCAAGGGAGTGGAATGCTGCAATCGTCAAGGCAAGAGACATGGCTATCCGTGCATCTCACATGGATGAGCCCAATAATCCGTTCTTTCGAGTAATCATGCGGCCATcatatgtgaaagagaaatttcTTTTG AATCTGCCAACCTCTTTCGTCAGGGTGTATCTAAAGGGGGCCTCCAGAGACATCACTCTTGAGGTTTCTGATGGGAAGAAAAGGCACGTCCGATGCATTCTCTTCAGTGGCAAAGGCAAGATAAGCAGAGGTTGGCGTGAATTTGTGACAGACAATAATCTGGTGATAGGAGATGTCTGCATCTTCGAACTGGTTCGGAGAGAAGACATTGTGCTTAAAGTTACCATATTTCGAGTTCCTCAGATAGGGGTCGGGGCCGACTGTCGCGCATCCTGTTCAACAGGAAGCTCTTCGGGGAAGCTGATGTTTAATAGTTCACAG GAGCCGGCTGAATGTCTCTATACTTCTGAGACACTTCCGTAG
- the LOC115727749 gene encoding B3 domain-containing transcription factor VRN1-like isoform X3, which produces MPQEEARVSANGRRACIFYRLMVDSLLHEKRLGIPKKFARKYGDELSDVVRLVASDSSIWLVELRKHDHRLWFHDGWQRFMEHHSIHSGQFLIFKYEGGSTFHVYIYNLTASWEKNPHNPPGSEEFISSKQFPTPMEENRDTDNVVEIRDLCCACSIRSRLKDKCVDECQGRRTSNRNHDGINIIKPEPVTDWQAFHRDKRVQVDGVGVDWLSQRNRFLKRRKQIQESNAGESEPSVMRKNGDELPPLEASYGKSSREWNAAIVKARDMAIRASHMDEPNNPFFRVIMRPSYVKEKFLLNLPTSFVRVYLKGASRDITLEVSDGKKRHVRCILFSGKGKISRGWREFVTDNNLVIGDVCIFELVRREDIVLKVTIFRVPQIGVGADCRASCSTGSSSGKLMFNSSQVYEFQKLGAG; this is translated from the exons ATGCCGCAGGAGGAGGCGAGGGTGTCTGCAAATGGAAGAAGGGCGTGCATCTTCTACAGGTTGATGGTGGACTCCCTCCTCCATGAGAAGCGACTG GGGATTCCAAAAAAGTTTGCTCGGAAATACGGGGATGAACTTTCTGATGTCGTTAGGCTTGTCGCTTCCGATTCTAGTATCTGGCTAGTTGAGTTGAGAAAACATGACCACAGATTATGGTTCCATGATGGTTGGCAGAGATTCATGGAACACCATTCCATTCATTCCGGTCAGTTTCTGATTTTCAAGTATGAAGGGGGCTCCACATTTCATGTTTACATATATAATCTCACCGCTTCCTGGGAGAAGAATCCTCACAATCCTCCTGGTAGCGAAGAATTTATTTCGAGCAAGCAATTTCCAACGCCTATGGAGGAAAATCGAGATACTGACAATGTTGTCGAAATCAGAGACCTTTGCTGTGCATGCTCGATTCGTAGCCGTTTAAAGGACAAGTGTGTGGATGAATGTCAGGGTCGGCGAACGTCAAACAGGAATCATGATGgcatcaacatcatcaagcCTGAGCCTGTGACTGATTGGCAGGCCTTCCATCGAGATAAGCGGGTACAAGTCGATGGAGTTGGGGTAGATTGGTTGTCTCAGAGAAACAGATTCTTGAAAAGGAGAAAGCAAATACAAGAATCTA ATGCAGGTGAAAGTGAGCCGTCAGTGATGAGGAAAAACGGAGATGAACTTCCTCCTCTCGAGGCATCCTATGGAAAATCTTCAAGGGAGTGGAATGCTGCAATCGTCAAGGCAAGAGACATGGCTATCCGTGCATCTCACATGGATGAGCCCAATAATCCGTTCTTTCGAGTAATCATGCGGCCATcatatgtgaaagagaaatttcTTTTG AATCTGCCAACCTCTTTCGTCAGGGTGTATCTAAAGGGGGCCTCCAGAGACATCACTCTTGAGGTTTCTGATGGGAAGAAAAGGCACGTCCGATGCATTCTCTTCAGTGGCAAAGGCAAGATAAGCAGAGGTTGGCGTGAATTTGTGACAGACAATAATCTGGTGATAGGAGATGTCTGCATCTTCGAACTGGTTCGGAGAGAAGACATTGTGCTTAAAGTTACCATATTTCGAGTTCCTCAGATAGGGGTCGGGGCCGACTGTCGCGCATCCTGTTCAACAGGAAGCTCTTCGGGGAAGCTGATGTTTAATAGTTCACAGGTATATGAATTCCAGAAACTCG GAGCCGGCTGA
- the LOC115727749 gene encoding B3 domain-containing transcription factor VRN1-like isoform X2 — translation MPQEEARVSANGRRACIFYRLMVDSLLHEKRLGIPKKFARKYGDELSDVVRLVASDSSIWLVELRKHDHRLWFHDGWQRFMEHHSIHSGQFLIFKYEGGSTFHVYIYNLTASWEKNPHNPPGSEEFISSKQFPTPMEENRDTDNVVEIRDLCCACSIRSRLKDKCVDECQGRRTSNRNHDGINIIKPEPVTDWQAFHRDKRVQVDGVGVDWLSQRNRFLKRRKQIQESSESEPSVMRKNGDELPPLEASYGKSSREWNAAIVKARDMAIRASHMDEPNNPFFRVIMRPSYVKEKFLLNLPTSFVRVYLKGASRDITLEVSDGKKRHVRCILFSGKGKISRGWREFVTDNNLVIGDVCIFELVRREDIVLKVTIFRVPQIGVGADCRASCSTGSSSGKLMFNSSQEPAECLYTSETLP, via the exons ATGCCGCAGGAGGAGGCGAGGGTGTCTGCAAATGGAAGAAGGGCGTGCATCTTCTACAGGTTGATGGTGGACTCCCTCCTCCATGAGAAGCGACTG GGGATTCCAAAAAAGTTTGCTCGGAAATACGGGGATGAACTTTCTGATGTCGTTAGGCTTGTCGCTTCCGATTCTAGTATCTGGCTAGTTGAGTTGAGAAAACATGACCACAGATTATGGTTCCATGATGGTTGGCAGAGATTCATGGAACACCATTCCATTCATTCCGGTCAGTTTCTGATTTTCAAGTATGAAGGGGGCTCCACATTTCATGTTTACATATATAATCTCACCGCTTCCTGGGAGAAGAATCCTCACAATCCTCCTGGTAGCGAAGAATTTATTTCGAGCAAGCAATTTCCAACGCCTATGGAGGAAAATCGAGATACTGACAATGTTGTCGAAATCAGAGACCTTTGCTGTGCATGCTCGATTCGTAGCCGTTTAAAGGACAAGTGTGTGGATGAATGTCAGGGTCGGCGAACGTCAAACAGGAATCATGATGgcatcaacatcatcaagcCTGAGCCTGTGACTGATTGGCAGGCCTTCCATCGAGATAAGCGGGTACAAGTCGATGGAGTTGGGGTAGATTGGTTGTCTCAGAGAAACAGATTCTTGAAAAGGAGAAAGCAAATACAAGAATCTA GTGAAAGTGAGCCGTCAGTGATGAGGAAAAACGGAGATGAACTTCCTCCTCTCGAGGCATCCTATGGAAAATCTTCAAGGGAGTGGAATGCTGCAATCGTCAAGGCAAGAGACATGGCTATCCGTGCATCTCACATGGATGAGCCCAATAATCCGTTCTTTCGAGTAATCATGCGGCCATcatatgtgaaagagaaatttcTTTTG AATCTGCCAACCTCTTTCGTCAGGGTGTATCTAAAGGGGGCCTCCAGAGACATCACTCTTGAGGTTTCTGATGGGAAGAAAAGGCACGTCCGATGCATTCTCTTCAGTGGCAAAGGCAAGATAAGCAGAGGTTGGCGTGAATTTGTGACAGACAATAATCTGGTGATAGGAGATGTCTGCATCTTCGAACTGGTTCGGAGAGAAGACATTGTGCTTAAAGTTACCATATTTCGAGTTCCTCAGATAGGGGTCGGGGCCGACTGTCGCGCATCCTGTTCAACAGGAAGCTCTTCGGGGAAGCTGATGTTTAATAGTTCACAG GAGCCGGCTGAATGTCTCTATACTTCTGAGACACTTCCGTAG
- the LOC115727749 gene encoding B3 domain-containing transcription factor VRN1-like isoform X4: MEHHSIHSGQFLIFKYEGGSTFHVYIYNLTASWEKNPHNPPGSEEFISSKQFPTPMEENRDTDNVVEIRDLCCACSIRSRLKDKCVDECQGRRTSNRNHDGINIIKPEPVTDWQAFHRDKRVQVDGVGVDWLSQRNRFLKRRKQIQESNAGESEPSVMRKNGDELPPLEASYGKSSREWNAAIVKARDMAIRASHMDEPNNPFFRVIMRPSYVKEKFLLNLPTSFVRVYLKGASRDITLEVSDGKKRHVRCILFSGKGKISRGWREFVTDNNLVIGDVCIFELVRREDIVLKVTIFRVPQIGVGADCRASCSTGSSSGKLMFNSSQEPAECLYTSETLP, from the exons ATGGAACACCATTCCATTCATTCCGGTCAGTTTCTGATTTTCAAGTATGAAGGGGGCTCCACATTTCATGTTTACATATATAATCTCACCGCTTCCTGGGAGAAGAATCCTCACAATCCTCCTGGTAGCGAAGAATTTATTTCGAGCAAGCAATTTCCAACGCCTATGGAGGAAAATCGAGATACTGACAATGTTGTCGAAATCAGAGACCTTTGCTGTGCATGCTCGATTCGTAGCCGTTTAAAGGACAAGTGTGTGGATGAATGTCAGGGTCGGCGAACGTCAAACAGGAATCATGATGgcatcaacatcatcaagcCTGAGCCTGTGACTGATTGGCAGGCCTTCCATCGAGATAAGCGGGTACAAGTCGATGGAGTTGGGGTAGATTGGTTGTCTCAGAGAAACAGATTCTTGAAAAGGAGAAAGCAAATACAAGAATCTA ATGCAGGTGAAAGTGAGCCGTCAGTGATGAGGAAAAACGGAGATGAACTTCCTCCTCTCGAGGCATCCTATGGAAAATCTTCAAGGGAGTGGAATGCTGCAATCGTCAAGGCAAGAGACATGGCTATCCGTGCATCTCACATGGATGAGCCCAATAATCCGTTCTTTCGAGTAATCATGCGGCCATcatatgtgaaagagaaatttcTTTTG AATCTGCCAACCTCTTTCGTCAGGGTGTATCTAAAGGGGGCCTCCAGAGACATCACTCTTGAGGTTTCTGATGGGAAGAAAAGGCACGTCCGATGCATTCTCTTCAGTGGCAAAGGCAAGATAAGCAGAGGTTGGCGTGAATTTGTGACAGACAATAATCTGGTGATAGGAGATGTCTGCATCTTCGAACTGGTTCGGAGAGAAGACATTGTGCTTAAAGTTACCATATTTCGAGTTCCTCAGATAGGGGTCGGGGCCGACTGTCGCGCATCCTGTTCAACAGGAAGCTCTTCGGGGAAGCTGATGTTTAATAGTTCACAG GAGCCGGCTGAATGTCTCTATACTTCTGAGACACTTCCGTAG
- the LOC115727743 gene encoding cysteine-rich receptor-like protein kinase 10, translating into MMGLAAIQAATDSFSDQNKLGEGGFGTVYKGRLAEGKEIAVKRLSETSGQGIVELANEVTLIAKLQHRNIVTLLGCCLEQSEKLLVYEYMPNKSLDIVLFDSSKSARLDCKTRLKIVHGVARGLLYLHEDSRLKIIHRDLKASNILLDDDMNPKISDFGMARIFGDNQIDANTNKVAGTYGYMAPEYAMEGIFSMKSDVYSFGVLVLEIISGTKSSCSHSTEPDASIQQAWKLWSQGRALELMDASVAESSDADRVLKCIHIGLLCVQENAENRPSMTSVVVMLGGNSTELPRPIEPMSSAGRALSLSVSDEPLL; encoded by the exons ATGATGGGATTAGCTGCCATACAGGCAGCTACAGATAGCTTTTCAGACCAGAATAAACTTGGAGAAGGCGGATTCGGTACAGTGTACAAG GGTAGACTGGCAGAGGGGAAGGAAATAGCAGTCAAGAGGCTGTCGGAAACTTCAGGTCAAGGCATTGTCGAACTGGCAAACGAAGTCACCTTGATTGCGAAACTACAGCACAGGAACATTGTGACACTCTTGGGATGCTGCTTAGAGCAAAGTGAGAAGCTTCTAGTATATGAGTACATGCCCAACAAGAGCTTAGACATAGTTCTCTTTG ATTCGAGCAAGAGTGCGCGACTTGATTGTAAGACACGCCTGAAGATCGTTCACGGAGTCGCTCGAGGACTTCTGTACCTGCACGAGGATTCTCGTCTCAAAATCATCCACAGGGACCTCAAGGCTAGCAACATCTTGCTGGATGATGACATGAACCCAAAGATATCGGACTTTGGGATGGCAAGGATTTTTGGGGATAACCAAATCGATGCAAACACCAACAAGGTTGCAGGAACATA TGGATACATGGCTCCAGAGTACGCGATGGAAGGGATTTTTTCAATGAAGTCGGACGTTTATAGCTTCGGGGTTCTTGTGCTAGAGATAATTAGCGGAACAAAGAGTAGCTGCTCGCATTCGACAGAACCTG ATGCTTCAATACAACAGGCATGGAAACTTTGGTCCCAGGGCCGAGCGCTGGAATTGATGGACGCTTCGGTTGCAGAGTCGTCCGATGCAGATCGAGTGCTGAAGTGCATCCACATTGGGCTGTTGTGCGTGCAAGAAAATGCGGAGAACCGGCCGTCTATGACCTCCGTTGTGGTCATGCTGGGTGGGAACAGCACAGAACTTCCCAGGCCGATAGAACCGATGAGCTCGGCTGGACGAGCACTTTCACTCTCGGTATCCGACGAGCCGCTTCTTTAG